Genomic DNA from Streptomyces sp. NBC_01571:
TCGTGCCCGTCACCGTCGCCGACTTCACCGACTCACCGGCCGAGTTGGTCGCCGTGACCTGGAAGGGGTACGAGGTGGACGCGGTCAGTCCGGTCACCGTCGCCGAGGTCCCGGTCACCGCCGTCACCTTGGTGCCGGACCGGTAGACGTTGTAACCCGTCGCTCCCGACACCGTGTTCCAGATCAGGGAGACGGACGAGGAGGTGGTCGAGGAGACGGCCAGACCGGCGGGCGCCGCCGGGACCGTGGGGGCCGGGTCGCCGCCTCCGCCCCCGTCGGGACCGAAGACCGAGAGGTCGTCGGCGTAGTACGCGGCCTGCCCGTACCACCCGTGGGTGTAGACCGTCACCGAGGTCGTCGACCCGCCGGTGGTGAAGGTGGTGGACAGCTGCTTCCAGGAGGCGGAGTCCGGGGTCCAGGTCGACACGTCCGTGGTGCCCGTGCCGGTCACACCGAGATAGGAGTACCCGCCCTGCACCCACGCGCTCAGCGTGTACGTCGAGTTGGGCTTGACCGCGACGGACTGGGTGCACTGGGCGTTGTCCTGCCCGGCCGGCGTCGCCTTGAGCGCCGCCGAGCCGCCGTGCACCGGTGAGGAGACCGTCGTACCGCTGCCCGCGGAACAGGTCCAGTTGCTCAGGCCCGACTCGTACCCGCCGTTCCTGGCGTTGTTGACGTCGGCGGCCTGGGCCTGGCCCGCCAGGCCGGTGAGGGAGAGGACGGAGGCGGTGACTGCGGTGGCGAGGCCGACCGCCCATCTCCGTGCGGGCATGCGTGTGACGCGGTCCACTGGGTCCTCCGGGGGGGTGGGGGAGGGATGGGGAGGGATGGGGAGGGATACGGAACGGCGGCCACCGCTGGATTACAAGTTGGTCCAGACCAATCCTGTTGTCAAGACCTCGGGGAACGGCCGGAAATCCCAACCCCTTTGTGGCGTGGGCGACTTGTCGCGTATTCGCCTTACTCTCCGTTGATCATGCCCGCACCTTCCGTGAGATGATCTGGCGGATTCGGTGTTGAGCGGGCCATGCCGTGGATATGGTGCTGATGCAAGGTGCGAGGGGACGTCACAGTGACGAACTGCGGCCAACTGTGGCGGTCCATGACGAAACAGGGGCGATCCGTGGCGGTGGTTGACCACCTCGCCGCGGCGAACGGGGTGTGTGCAGCGTGCCGACCGCGATAGCCGTCACCAGTTCCGACCTGGTGCTGCCGCCGCACGACCGGCAGACTCCGCCCGCGGTCGTCCAGCCCCTCGACACCCTCGAAGGCTCCCTCACGGGAATGCACGCGCTCATCGAGCAGCACGGGTACGTCATCGCGCTCTACCCGGCCTCGGTCGACGCGGCCGTGATCCGGCGCCTGCACACCGTCCGCTCCGTCCTGGAGAGCGACCGGATCGCGCTGCTCGGCATCGACCTGCCGCCGCTCGGACTCGCCCTGCTCGTCCAGCAGTTGCGCCAGCTGTCCGGCTGCGACTTCAGTCCGGGTGTGCTCGCCTCCTCCGCCCGGCTGCTCGCCCACTACATCTACGCCGGTGCCCTGCTCGGCTCGGTCGCCAAGCTCGACCGGGTGCCGGTGACCCTGAAGTCGCACGCCAAGTCATGGGTGCCGGGCGCCCAGTTCGCGGTACTGGCCACCCCGCGGCCCCAGCTCGCGCGGATCGGCCAGGACGAGATCGCCGGGCCCGAGTTCGGTACCCGGCTGCTCGTCGCCTCCGGGCAGCCGCCCTCGGACTGGGTCACGGCGACCCTCGCGCCCGCCTGGCGGGTACAGGGCGTCGCGACCGTGCCACTGCCGGAGGAGTCGGGGCGCTGGTGGGGCACCACCAAGCTCGCCGAGTTCGCCGCCGGTCTGTACGACGTCTCCGTGCTCTACCAACTCGTGTCGTCCGTCCGGCGGGAGGAGTGCCACTGGTGCGGACTCGAACTCATCGGTGACCGCTGCGGGTTCTGTGCCGCGCCGCTGCCACCGCCCTCTGAGCTTCCGGCCGCCGCGGTGCGGGCATCCTCTCCAGTGCGTGCCCTGCCCCGGGGCATGACATGAGCCACATAGGTCGCACAAGGCGTACAAGCCGTGCAGGTCGCGCCGGCTGCGCGGACCGCGGCTCACGGCTCCGCAGCGCCACCGGCCCGTAGCACCACGGCTCCACAGCGACATCTCAACAGCACCTGAACAGCACCAGGCACGACCGCTCGACCCCGCCGTCCCCGCCCCACGATCGAGGTTGTCCGCGTCATGAACTCACGCCAGCGCCGCGGCGTCATCCTGCTGGTCCTCTCGGTCCTGTGCGCCCTGGGCGCCTTCGCCGGAGTGCTCTCGGTGATCCGCGACGTGAACTCCAAGGTCGGCCCGGAGGTCTCGGCGTACCGCCTGAAGGACGACATCGCGCCCTACAAGGAGCTGACGGCCGACCAGTTCCAGAAGATCTCGATGCCCGAGCGCTGGCTGTCCTCCACGGCGGTCACGGACCTCTCCCGGATCCGCGGGAAGATCGCCGTCACCCAGCTCAAGAAGGGCTCTCTGCTCCAGAGCGACATGATCGTGGACCGGCCCGCGCTGGAAGCGGGCCAGCAGGAGATCGCCATCATGATCGACGCAGCGACCGGTGTGGCCGGAAAGATCGACCCGGGCGCGCGGGTCAACATCTACGCCACCTTCAAGGCGGAGAACGACAAGCAGAAGGACCAGTCCAAGGTCATCGTGGCGAACGCGCGCGTCATCGACGTCGGCAGACTCACCGCCCTCGACCCCGGCCAGTCCAGCGCCGAACGCAGCCGCACCGCCACCCAGGCCGTCCCCATCACCTTCGCGCTCGACACCGCCGACGCCCAACGCGTCGCGTACGCCGAGTCCTTCGCGACCCACGTCCGGCTCGCCCTGGTCGCGGGCGGCTCCGACACCACCGTCGCCCCCGGCGAGCGTACGTACACCCTCGACCAGGACAAGTAGGAGGCCGCGCATGAGGTCCACGCCCCCGGGGCCGTGCCGATGACCATTCGTATCCTCCCGGCCGTCGGCGACATCGACTCGGCCCGAGCGCTCACCACCCTGCTCAGCCAGCTCGCCGACGCCGAACCCGCCCCGCCCGTCCCCGACTCCACCGCCCTCCTCGACACCCTCGCCCGGCTCGCGGCGGAGTCGCTCGACGAGCTGCCCGAAGTCGTCCTCGTCCACGAACGCATCGGTCCCGTACCGGCGTTGGACCTCATCCGCGATCTGGTGCTGCGTTTCCCGGCGGTCGGTGTCGTCCTCATCACGGCCGACGCCAGCACCGGCGTCCTCACCGCCGCCATGGACTCCGGCGCCCGCGGCATCATCGGTCTGCCGCTCGGCTACGACGCCCTCGCCGAACGCGTCCAGGCCGCGGCCGGATGGTCGCTCGGCATGCGGCGCCACCTCGGCAGCGGTACGCCCGAGCTGTACACGGGCCCCGGCGGCACCGTCGTCACGGTCACCGGGGCGAAGGGCGGCGTCGGCACCACCGTGACCGCGGTCCAGATCGCCCTGGCGTCTAAGGCCTCGGGGCGGAACGTGGCGCTGGTGGACCTCGACCTCCAGTCCGGCGACGTCGCCTCCTACCTGGACGTGCAGTTCCGCCGGTCGGTGGCCGACCTCGCCGGGATCAGCGACATCAACCCGCGCGTCCTCCAGGACGCCGTCTACCTCCACGACAGCGGCGTCGGCCTGCTGCTCGCCCCCGCCGAGGGAGAACGCGGCGAGGAGGTCACGGACCGGGTGACGCGCCAGGTGCTGTCGGTCCTGCGCTCCCGCCACGACGTCGTGATCGTCGACTGCGGCTCCCAGATGAACTCCGCGACCGCGGCGGCCGTGGAGATGGCCGACCAGGCGCTGCTCCTCGTCACCCCGGACGTCGTGGCCGTCCGCGCCGCCAAACGCATGGTCCGTATGTGGGACCGCCTCCAGATCCGCAAGGCGGAGGAGACGACCACGGTCGTCAACCGGTTCGCCCGCGGTACGGAGATCCAGCCCTCCCTGGTCCAACGCGTCACCGGCACCAAAGTCGCGAGCGCGGCGGTCCCCGCCGCCTTCAAGGAGCTCCAGTCCGTCGTGGACGCGGGCCGCCTCCAGGACCTGGACGCCCGCTCCACCGTCAAACAGGCGCTGTGGTCACTGGCGGCGGAACTGGGACTGGTGGTCGCCCAGGAGGGCGGGGGCGGCGGCCGGCGCCGCAAGGCCTCCCCGGACCGGGGGGCGTCGGCGCTGCGCAGGAGGGGCGGCGACCGGGGCGCGGTGACCCTGGAGTTCGCCGGCATGTTCCCGATCCTGCTGGTCGTGATGACGATCCTGTGGCAGTGCGTGCTGTACGGCTACTCGTACTCGCTGGCCGGGAACGCGGCGGACGAGGCGGCGCGCGCGGCCACGGCGGCCTACGCGGTCGACGGTGACGTCGGCGGCGCCTGCCGGACGGCCGGGAGCCGGCACCTGCCGGGCTCCTGGAGGGACGCGGGCATCGAATGCGCTCCGGCGGGCTCGGTGATGAGGGCCACCGTCGACGTCGACGTCCCGCTCTTCTTCCCGGGGTTCGACGCGGGGTGGCACGTGAAAGGGACGGCGGGCGCGGCGCTGGAGGGGGACGTCGGATGACGGCCTCCCAGGGACGGCGGACGGATCACGGGCGGCAGCCGGAGCGGCGGCTGAAGGACAGGCCGCGGCCGGGGCGTCGCCTCCGTGACGACCGGGGCGTCTCCATGCTGGAGTTCGCCGGGTTCCTGCCCATCCTGCTGGTCATCGGGATGGCCGCCATCCAGCTCGGCCTCATCGGATACGGGATCAACCAGGCCGGTTCCGGCGCGCGCGCCGCCGCCCGGGTCGCCTCGCAGGGCGGCGACGGCGGGGCGGCGGGAAGCGCCGCGGTGAGCGGATGGCTGGATCCGCGGGTCGCCCCCGCGACGGGGCCGGACCTCACCACCGCCACGGTCACCGTGCGTGTCCCCGGGGTCATCCCCCTCTTCGGCCCCTACGAGGTGACCCGCCGCGCCACCATGCCCACCGACGACTGACCCCATGACGGGATCCCGCGAGCGGATCCCGCGACCGAACCGCACGACCGACCGGGAGGAGCTGAACCCATGAGCCTGCGATCCCGACTGGCCACCCCCGACGAGGGAGGCCCCGCCCGTGAGGACGGACACCTCGTCGCCGTCTACCGCGCCAAGCTCCTCGAGGAGATCGACCTCGCCGAGATGTCGAGCCTGGCGGCAGCCGAACGACGGGTGCGCCTGGAGCGCGTACTCGGCCACATCATCAGCCGCGAAGGCCCCGTCCTCTCCTCCGCCGAACGCGCCCAGCTGATCCGGCGGGTCGTGGACGAGGCCCTCGGACTCGGCGTCCTCGAACCACTGCTCGCCGACGCGTCGATCACCGAGATCATGGTCAACGGCCCGGACTCGATCTTCGTGGAGCGGGCGGGCCGGGTCGAGCAGCTCCCGCTCCGCTTCGCCTCCACCGAACAGCTCATGCAGACCATCGAACGCATCGTCTCCACGGTCAACCGCCGCGTCGACGAGTCCAACCCCATGGTCGACGCCCGCCTCCCCACCGGCGAACGCGTCAACGTCATCATCCCGCCGCTCGCCCTCACCGGGCCCACCCTCACCATCCGCCGCTTCCCCCGCGCCTACACACTGCCCGAGCTCATCGGCCTCGGCTCGCTCGACGAACAGATGCTGATGCTCCTCGCCGCGTTCGTGCGCGCCCGGTTCAACGTGATCGTCAGCGGCGGCACGGGCAGCGGGAAGACCACCCTCCTCAACGCGCTCTCCGGGCTCATCCCGTCCCACGAACGCATCATCACCATCGAGGACTCCGCCGAACTCCAGCTCCAGCAGGAACACGTCATCCGCCTGGAGTCCCGGCCCCCGAACGTCGAGGGCAAGGGCCAGATCACCATCCGCGAACTGGTCCGCAACTCCCTGCGCATGCGCCCCGACCGCATCATCGTCGGTGAGGTCCGCGGCGGGGAGACCCTCGACATGCTGCAGGCCATGTCGACCGGCCACGACGGCTCCCTCGCGACGGTCCACGCGAACTCCGCGGAGGACGCCCTCATGCGGCTCCAGACCCTCGGCTCGATGTCCGAGGTCCTGATCCCCTTCGAGGCGCTGAAGGACCAGATCAACTCGGCCGTCGACGTGGTCGTCCAGCTGTCCCGGCACGCCGACGGCTCCCGCAGGATCACCGAGATCGCCCTGCTGGTCTCGCACGGCCGCGAACAGTTCCGGGTCGTCCCCGTCACCCGCTTCGTACCGCGACCCGTCGGCCCCGACCGTGTCGTCCAGGGCCGTTTCGAGCACCTCCCGCTGCCCCGCCCGGTCGCCGAGAAGCTGTACGTCGCCAACGAGCCACTGCCGCCCGCCTTCGGCGTCGTCGAGGTCCTGGACGCACTCGATCCCAGGCAGGCCATCGGATGACCACCACGACCGAGAGGAGCGAGCCGTGAACAACCCCGCCGCCCTGGCCCTCGGCGCCACCGTCCTGTGCGGCACCCTCGCCGTCGCGGGTGTACACACGTACGCCTCCGGACGTGCGCAGCGCCAGGCCCTCGTGGACCGGCTCGCCGGCGGCGGCCCGCTGCGCACGGCCGCCGGCCGCGTACGCCGCTTCGCCGCCGTCGACCGCCGGCTGCGCCGCACCCGTCTCGGCCGCACCATCCACCTGCGTCTGTCGGCGACGGGCCTCGACGTGACGGCGGGCGAGTTCGCCACCTACGTCACCGCCGTCGTCGTCGCGCTGTGGCTGATCGCGGCCTCGGTGCTGGCCCCCTTCTTCGGCCCGATCGCCGCCCTGGTCGGGGTGTGGAGCGCGGTCATATTCCTCAACTGGCAGCGCCAGAAACGCATCGAGGCCTTCATCGGCCAACTCCCCGACGTGGCGAGACTGCTGGCCAACGCGACCGCCGCCGGCCTCGCCATGCGGACCGCGCTGGCGATGGCCGCCGAGGAGCTGGAGAACCCGGCGGGCGAGGAACTCGCCCACGTCGCCGATCAGTTGATGATGGGTCGCTCCATCGACGACGCACTCGGCGAGCTCTCCGAGCGGCTCCCCTCCCGTGAGCTGATCGTCCTGGTCACCACCCTGGTCCTCGCCAACAAGGCGGGCGGCTCGGTCGTCAGCTCCCTGCGCAACCTCACCCAGACCCTGGAGGACCGCAAGGAGACCCGCCGCGAGGTCCGCACGATGCTCTCCGAGGTCAACGCCACGGCCTTCACGGTCCCGCTGCTCGGCCTCGGCTCCCTGCTCCTGATCAACTCCTCGAACGAGGGCGCGCTCGCCCGCGTCACCGGCTCAGGCCTGGGCCAGGCCCTCGTCCTGATCGCGCTGGGCCTGTACACCGTCGGCTTCTTCGTCATCCGCCGCCTCGGCAAGATCGAAGTCTGAGGAAGGAGGGATCACGTTGCTCCCCCTGCTGCTCGCCCTCCTGACGGCCGCCGCCGTCGCGGGCGCCCTGCTGGGCATCCGCATGATCCGTGCCGACGCCAAACTGCCCAGCGACCTCGCGCTCGCCCTGGAGGTCGGCGGAACCCGCGTCTCCAAGGCGGATTCCGCCGTCGACCGCCTCGGCATGCGCTTCGCGCCCACGGTGCTGCGCCTGATGGGCCCCCGCCGCGTCGACGCCAAACGCCGGCGCATAGACATGGCGGGCAACCCCGGGGGTCTGACGCTCAACCGCTACGCCGCGCGCCGCGCGGTGTACGGCATCTTCGGTGTCCTGCTGGGGCTGATCTTCCTCACCAACGGCCGGCTCCTGTTCGCCGTGCTCTCGCTGACCTTCGGCCTGGTCGCCGCCGACGCCCTCATCTGGCAGGCGGTCCGCGAACGCAAGGAGGCCATCGACCGCATCCTCCCCGACTTCCTCGACGTCCTCGCGGTCGTGGTCTCGGCGGGCCTCGGCTTCCGCCAGGCACTGGACCGCGTCGCGGAGAAGTACGAGGGTCCCTGGGCGGACGAACTGCGCATCACGCTGCGCCAGATGGACATGGGCGTCAGCCGCCGGCAGGCCTTCGACGAGCTGCGCAGGCGCAACTCCTCCGAACAGGTCGCCCAGTTCGTGTCGGCGTTGCAGCAGGGCGAGGAACTCGGCTCCCCGATCGCCGAGACCCTGATCCAGCTGGCCACGGACATGCGCCGGACGGACGCCCAGAACGCCCGCCGCCGCGCGGCCAAGACCATCCCCAAGGCGACGATGGTCACCCTCGTCTTCATGCTTCCGGCGACGATGATCCTGATCGCCACGGGAATGTTCCTGGGTTCGGGCACGAACTTCGGCTCGATCCTGGGCCGCTGATGAACGCCCGCCGCACGCCGCCGCCCTGGCTGCCGCCTGCCGCGCCGCGACTGCCCCGGCCGGGTGCGCGGCGGAGCCTCCGGGGGTCCTCACCGGGCCACCCGTGGGCCCCACCGGGCCGCTCGTGGGCTCCGCCTGGCCGTCTGTGGGCCCGGCTGGTCCGGCCGTGGGCACCCGAGCACTCCACGAGCCCCGCCGAGCACCCGGAGGCGGGGGGAGAGGGCGCGGCGCAGCGAACGCGGGGAGCCGCGGCGTCGGCGGAACGGGGACGGGCGGGGGAAGCCGGGCAGGCGACGGCGTCGAGCTGGCCCGAGGGCGCGGGACCCGGCTATCTGGCCGACGACGTCCCCGCCCCCGGCAACGTCCGTCTCCAGCTCAACGCCCTCCAGGCCCTCTGTCGCCAGGCCTTTGCCGTCCGCCTCGCCGCGATCGCGATCGGCGCCCCCTTCGCGATGGCCAACGCGAGCGACGGCCTGTCCCGCTACGCGGTCCTGGCCGCCGCCGTCCTCGGCGTCATGGGCTCGTACGCCATGCTCAGGGACTGGGACCGCTTCGGACCCCGCCTCCTCGCGCACCCCACCCTGATGGCCGTGGACCTGACCTTCGGCGCGGTGCTGCTCCTGACGGCGTCCCCCGCGTCCCCCCTCGCCTACGCGACGGTCTGCACCCCGCTGCTGGCGGGCCTGCTGTACGGCTGGCGCGGCTCGGGCGTCTTCACGGGCCTGCAGCTGATCGTCCTGGTGACGGTGTACCGGGCCTGGCAGCACCACCCGGGGGCCGGCGCCAACACCTTCCTGATCGCGGGGTTCTGCGTCGGCGCGGGCATCATCGGCGTCACCCTGCGCAACCTGATGTTCCGCTTCGGCACGGCGAGCCAGGCGCTGTCCGAGGCGAACTCCCGCCTGGCCGTCGCCGAGGCCGTCGAGTCGGAACGGGCGCGACTGGCACGCGAGATGCACGACTCGGTGGCGAAGACGCTGCACGGGCTGGCCCTGGCGGCGGAGGCGCTGGCTGCTGCCGCCTCGGCGGACGGTGCGGACCCGGGCACGCTGAAGCGCCAGGCGACGACGGTCGCGGGGGCGGCCCGGCGGGCGGCGGTGGAGTCCCGAGACCTTCTGTCGGACCTGCGCCGTCATACGAACCTCACCACGCCGGAAACGGACGTCCTGTCCGAACTCGCCGGGCAGATCTCGGCGTTCGAGGCGCGCACCCAGCTCCCCACAGAACTCCGTCACCGCGGCGAGCGCCCGGTCCTGCCCTGGGCGACCGCCCGCCACGTCCTCGCGATCGTGTCCGAGGCGCTGGAGAACACGCACCGGCACGCACACGCGAAGGCGGTGACGGTGGAAGTGGAAGTGAACACCGGCGAAGCCGAGTTCGCGGTACGGGTGCGGGACGACGGCGTGGGCCCGCCTCCCGGCGCCACCCTCGGCGACCTGACCAGAACCGGCCACTTCGGCCTGCTCGGCATGGCGGAACGCGCCGCCTCCCTGGGCGGCCGCATCGACCTGACCCGACCCGAGCAAGGAGGGGCCGAGGTCCATCTGGCCCTTCCCCTCGCCCCCACTCCTCCCCACACCCCCCAAGAGGAGGCCGCACATGCCTGACCAGGCAGTCATCGGCCCGCCCCTCCGTGTACTCGTGGCCGACGACAACCCCGTCGTCCGGGCCGGACTGGCCGCGCTTCTCGGCGGTCATCCGGACATCGAGGTCGTCGCCGAGGCCGCGAACGGCGAGGACGCCGTGACCGCGGCGACCGCCCATCCGCCGGACGTCGTCCTCCTCGACGTCCGCATGCCCGGCACGGACGGGCTCACCGCCCTGCCCGACCTGGCCCGGCTCGCTCCCGTGATGATGCTGACGTACAGCCGTGAACCCGAGGTCGTGGCCGAGGCGTCACGCCGGGGCGCGGTCGGCTATCTCGTCCACGGCGAGTTCACGACGACCGAACTGATCACCGCGGTACGGGATGTGGGGCGCGGCCCTCGTGTTCTCCCGGATTCGATCGGTGTTTCGTACGAACCGAACAAAATCTCTTCGCACCTGCAACCGTTTGTGGGACAGTCGTCAAAGGCTCACCCCGGCCATGGAGCAAGGCTCCGCCGCCGTCTGCCCGACCGGCTCGACTTCGACCTGAGTGCGAGGGAGGTGGAGGTGATGGACCTCATCGCCGCCGGCATGAACAACCGTCAGATCGCCGCCGCCTGCTTCATCAGTGAGAAGACCGTCAAGAACCACATCAACCGCATCTTCGCGAAGCTGCACAGCTCCTCGCGCAGCGAGGCGATCGCGCACTGGCTGGGGACGGCGCGGGAGGGGTGGAGCCGGTGACTCCAGCGCACGGAAGTTGGGCCCCTGGGCCCACTCGGAGTAGGCGGGTTCTCACGTACGGTGCCTGTGTCAAATTTGGCGGCGTGTGGGAGGGCAGTGCTCGTGGTGGCGAAGGACTGGACGCTGAGGGCCGGAGTCCGCGCGGAGCGCACGCTGCGCGCCTGGACGGAGACCGTTTCCACCCGGATGCGGGGGAGTGGCCGGGACGCGGGGGCCGGGTTCGTGGAGTACGCGGGTCTGATGATTCTCATCGCGGGGATCTACACCCTCATCGATCAACTCGGCCTGAACGGAAGGATCTCGCAGGCGATCGGCAATGCTGTGGACGACGTCGTCGGCGGAGGCTGAGCGCCGGCCCACCGCGCAGCGATCGAGGGCAGACTCTCCCCATCTACATCTGGCTGACGGGAATCCTGCTCTTCGCCGCATTCGCCTTCTTCGCTTTCGCCCAAGCAGCGTCCGCCCGCAATGGAGCTCAGTCCGCGGCGGACGCTGCTGCGTTGGCAGCGGCACAGGACGCCCGCGACGAGCTCATGGACAAGCTGGGAGCCGCCGTCGGCCACGCAGACAACTGGCTGGACTGGCTCGACGGGATACAGGGTCCCGACGGAG
This window encodes:
- the cpaB gene encoding Flp pilus assembly protein CpaB, which translates into the protein MNSRQRRGVILLVLSVLCALGAFAGVLSVIRDVNSKVGPEVSAYRLKDDIAPYKELTADQFQKISMPERWLSSTAVTDLSRIRGKIAVTQLKKGSLLQSDMIVDRPALEAGQQEIAIMIDAATGVAGKIDPGARVNIYATFKAENDKQKDQSKVIVANARVIDVGRLTALDPGQSSAERSRTATQAVPITFALDTADAQRVAYAESFATHVRLALVAGGSDTTVAPGERTYTLDQDK
- a CDS encoding AAA family ATPase, whose protein sequence is MTIRILPAVGDIDSARALTTLLSQLADAEPAPPVPDSTALLDTLARLAAESLDELPEVVLVHERIGPVPALDLIRDLVLRFPAVGVVLITADASTGVLTAAMDSGARGIIGLPLGYDALAERVQAAAGWSLGMRRHLGSGTPELYTGPGGTVVTVTGAKGGVGTTVTAVQIALASKASGRNVALVDLDLQSGDVASYLDVQFRRSVADLAGISDINPRVLQDAVYLHDSGVGLLLAPAEGERGEEVTDRVTRQVLSVLRSRHDVVIVDCGSQMNSATAAAVEMADQALLLVTPDVVAVRAAKRMVRMWDRLQIRKAEETTTVVNRFARGTEIQPSLVQRVTGTKVASAAVPAAFKELQSVVDAGRLQDLDARSTVKQALWSLAAELGLVVAQEGGGGGRRRKASPDRGASALRRRGGDRGAVTLEFAGMFPILLVVMTILWQCVLYGYSYSLAGNAADEAARAATAAYAVDGDVGGACRTAGSRHLPGSWRDAGIECAPAGSVMRATVDVDVPLFFPGFDAGWHVKGTAGAALEGDVG
- a CDS encoding TadE/TadG family type IV pilus assembly protein, which codes for MTASQGRRTDHGRQPERRLKDRPRPGRRLRDDRGVSMLEFAGFLPILLVIGMAAIQLGLIGYGINQAGSGARAAARVASQGGDGGAAGSAAVSGWLDPRVAPATGPDLTTATVTVRVPGVIPLFGPYEVTRRATMPTDD
- a CDS encoding CpaF family protein, whose amino-acid sequence is MSLRSRLATPDEGGPAREDGHLVAVYRAKLLEEIDLAEMSSLAAAERRVRLERVLGHIISREGPVLSSAERAQLIRRVVDEALGLGVLEPLLADASITEIMVNGPDSIFVERAGRVEQLPLRFASTEQLMQTIERIVSTVNRRVDESNPMVDARLPTGERVNVIIPPLALTGPTLTIRRFPRAYTLPELIGLGSLDEQMLMLLAAFVRARFNVIVSGGTGSGKTTLLNALSGLIPSHERIITIEDSAELQLQQEHVIRLESRPPNVEGKGQITIRELVRNSLRMRPDRIIVGEVRGGETLDMLQAMSTGHDGSLATVHANSAEDALMRLQTLGSMSEVLIPFEALKDQINSAVDVVVQLSRHADGSRRITEIALLVSHGREQFRVVPVTRFVPRPVGPDRVVQGRFEHLPLPRPVAEKLYVANEPLPPAFGVVEVLDALDPRQAIG
- a CDS encoding type II secretion system F family protein, producing the protein MNNPAALALGATVLCGTLAVAGVHTYASGRAQRQALVDRLAGGGPLRTAAGRVRRFAAVDRRLRRTRLGRTIHLRLSATGLDVTAGEFATYVTAVVVALWLIAASVLAPFFGPIAALVGVWSAVIFLNWQRQKRIEAFIGQLPDVARLLANATAAGLAMRTALAMAAEELENPAGEELAHVADQLMMGRSIDDALGELSERLPSRELIVLVTTLVLANKAGGSVVSSLRNLTQTLEDRKETRREVRTMLSEVNATAFTVPLLGLGSLLLINSSNEGALARVTGSGLGQALVLIALGLYTVGFFVIRRLGKIEV
- a CDS encoding DUF5936 domain-containing protein, translated to MLPLLLALLTAAAVAGALLGIRMIRADAKLPSDLALALEVGGTRVSKADSAVDRLGMRFAPTVLRLMGPRRVDAKRRRIDMAGNPGGLTLNRYAARRAVYGIFGVLLGLIFLTNGRLLFAVLSLTFGLVAADALIWQAVRERKEAIDRILPDFLDVLAVVVSAGLGFRQALDRVAEKYEGPWADELRITLRQMDMGVSRRQAFDELRRRNSSEQVAQFVSALQQGEELGSPIAETLIQLATDMRRTDAQNARRRAAKTIPKATMVTLVFMLPATMILIATGMFLGSGTNFGSILGR
- a CDS encoding histidine kinase, translating into MNARRTPPPWLPPAAPRLPRPGARRSLRGSSPGHPWAPPGRSWAPPGRLWARLVRPWAPEHSTSPAEHPEAGGEGAAQRTRGAAASAERGRAGEAGQATASSWPEGAGPGYLADDVPAPGNVRLQLNALQALCRQAFAVRLAAIAIGAPFAMANASDGLSRYAVLAAAVLGVMGSYAMLRDWDRFGPRLLAHPTLMAVDLTFGAVLLLTASPASPLAYATVCTPLLAGLLYGWRGSGVFTGLQLIVLVTVYRAWQHHPGAGANTFLIAGFCVGAGIIGVTLRNLMFRFGTASQALSEANSRLAVAEAVESERARLAREMHDSVAKTLHGLALAAEALAAAASADGADPGTLKRQATTVAGAARRAAVESRDLLSDLRRHTNLTTPETDVLSELAGQISAFEARTQLPTELRHRGERPVLPWATARHVLAIVSEALENTHRHAHAKAVTVEVEVNTGEAEFAVRVRDDGVGPPPGATLGDLTRTGHFGLLGMAERAASLGGRIDLTRPEQGGAEVHLALPLAPTPPHTPQEEAAHA
- a CDS encoding response regulator transcription factor, whose product is MPDQAVIGPPLRVLVADDNPVVRAGLAALLGGHPDIEVVAEAANGEDAVTAATAHPPDVVLLDVRMPGTDGLTALPDLARLAPVMMLTYSREPEVVAEASRRGAVGYLVHGEFTTTELITAVRDVGRGPRVLPDSIGVSYEPNKISSHLQPFVGQSSKAHPGHGARLRRRLPDRLDFDLSAREVEVMDLIAAGMNNRQIAAACFISEKTVKNHINRIFAKLHSSSRSEAIAHWLGTAREGWSR